The following DNA comes from Geobacter sp..
TGATGGGCCCGACCTGGTGCATCTCTTCAAGCCCAAGGGATATGGCGGCCTTGCAGCCATGGGGCTCGTTCTGTCCCGTCGCCTGGGGCTGCGCCAGCCGCATCTCTGTGTCGACATGGATGATTGGGAAGGGCGCGGCGGCATGAACGATCTGCACCCCTATTCCCCTGCGGAAAAGGCGCTCTTCCAGTTTCAGGAGGATTGGATACCCCGGCAGGCCCGCGCGGTTTCGGTGGCAAGCCGGGCGCTGCAGGCAAAGGCGTGGGGGATGGGGATCCAGCCCGAGCGGGTGCTCTACCTGCCGAACTGCGTGGAGGAGGTTCCTCGAGGGGACGGGCAGGCCGTTCGTCAGCGGCTGGGCATCCCTGCCGATGCGCCTGTTCTGCTCCTCTATACCCGGTTCTTCGAGTTCAGCCAGGAAAAGCTCCATTTCCTTTTTGCCGATATCTGCCGGCGGGTGCCGGGTGTCCGTTTCCTGGTCGCGGGCAAGGGGCGCAACAATGAAGAGGAGAGGCTCAGGGAGGTGGGCGATGTCATGGGATTTGCCGATGCCCTGGTCATGGCGGGATGGATCGAGCCGGCTGACATCCCTTCGTACCTGGCTGCCGGGGATGTGGCCCTCTACCCCTTTGCCGATACCCTGATCAACCGTTCCAAGTGTCCCGCCAAGCTGACGGAGCTGTTGCGGACCGGGGTAGCAGTGGTTGCCGACCGGGTAGGGCAGCTGGCAGAATACATAAAACCGGGTGTTTCGGGGATCGTCTGTGAACCGGACGACTGGCGGGAGATGGCCGATGCTGCGGTCTCCCTGCTTCTTGACCCTGCCCGGAGCACCGAACTCGGTGCTGCCGGCCGGCGTTACCTGCTGGAGCACTTTGCCTGGAAGGATCATGCGGCCAGGCTTGCCGACTTCTATGTCAGTCATTGCGATGAAAGGTAGATCGATGCCGATACGTGCGGGTGTGCATCCTGGTGCGGCTGGCTCCGGTAACGCCGGGATCGACGAGTCTGGAGATTTTTCATGAATGAGCGGAAAAAGGACCTGCTTGCCGTTGTCGCACTGCTGGTCCTCCTGATTCTCTTCTTTGCGCCGATCCTGTTCACCGACAAGGTCATCCGTGCTCCCGACATCATCAACGAGTTCTACTGGGGTG
Coding sequences within:
- a CDS encoding glycosyltransferase, yielding MKIVFLAPFGIRPKGTLIARMLPLADELQRLGHRVTIVAPPYTNPEDSGEVETVRGVTVRNIALGGARRIATAPTLAWRMYRAALADGPDLVHLFKPKGYGGLAAMGLVLSRRLGLRQPHLCVDMDDWEGRGGMNDLHPYSPAEKALFQFQEDWIPRQARAVSVASRALQAKAWGMGIQPERVLYLPNCVEEVPRGDGQAVRQRLGIPADAPVLLLYTRFFEFSQEKLHFLFADICRRVPGVRFLVAGKGRNNEEERLREVGDVMGFADALVMAGWIEPADIPSYLAAGDVALYPFADTLINRSKCPAKLTELLRTGVAVVADRVGQLAEYIKPGVSGIVCEPDDWREMADAAVSLLLDPARSTELGAAGRRYLLEHFAWKDHAARLADFYVSHCDER